The following coding sequences lie in one Phoenix dactylifera cultivar Barhee BC4 unplaced genomic scaffold, palm_55x_up_171113_PBpolish2nd_filt_p 000924F, whole genome shotgun sequence genomic window:
- the LOC103720306 gene encoding protein NODULATION SIGNALING PATHWAY 2-like, protein MEEAGDLEISGVGSNSTINDDGGCAWTDWSPVIDWGPLSADDDFRGLVEAMMCDDNDDVAHAGVTRMAYDPYWNSNPSSTTTSTGTPPAEEPSSSDGGGGGNDDKGLRLVHLLVAAAEALAGPYKSRELARVILVRLKELVSPAGGAAGCGGGTSMERLAAYFTNALQGLLDGSSATACSRQSASHLDGQVGDVLAAFQLLQDMSPYEKFGHFTANQAILEAVARYRRVHIVDYDIAEGVQWASLMQALVSRKDGPPPPHLRITAVTQRGSGTRAVQETGRRLAAFAASLGQPFSFGQCRLEADERFRPAGVKVVKGETVVLNCVLQPPHAAGAATTRGAGSVASFLSGAATLGARVVAVVEEEGVAEDGNFVGRFMGELHRYSAVWDSLEAGFPMQGRARGLVERLILGPRIAGAVRRAYRATGEGGWGEWMARMGFGRVGISCFNHCQARLLLGLFSDGYQVEEDGPNKLVLGWKSRRLTSASIWSPPPPAPASVPPANIGVSSSMEDSDFLLD, encoded by the coding sequence ATGGAGGAAGCAGGAGATCTCGAGATCTCCGGCGTCGGCTCCAACTCCACCATCAACGATGACGGCGGCTGCGCATGGACCGATTGGTCCCCAGTCATCGACTGGGGGCCTCTCTCCGCCGATGATGACTTCCGGGGCCTCGTCGAGGCCATGATGTGCGACGACAATGACGACGTCGCCCACGCCGGTGTAACCCGCATGGCCTATGATCCATACTGGAATTCTAACCCGAGCAGCACCACCACCAGCACCGGCACGCCGCCGGCAGAGGAACCTAGTAGCAGCgatggtggcggcggcggcaatGATGACAAGGGGCTGCGGCTGGTGCATCTATTGGTGGCGGCGGCAGAGGCACTGGCCGGCCCCTACAAGAGCCGGGAACTGGCCCGGGTGATATTGGTTCGGCTCAAGGAGTTGGTGTCCCCGGCAGGCGGCGCCGCCGGTTGCGGTGGAGGGACTAGCATGGAGCGACTCGCCGCGTACTTCACCAATGCCCTCCAGGGCCTGCTTGACGGCTCCTCCGCCACAGCCTGCAGCCGGCAATCAGCGTCGCACCTCGATGGCCAAGTCGGGGATGTACTGGCTGCATTTCAGCTGCTCCAGGACATGTCCCCCTACGAGAAATTCGGCCACTTCACCGCCAACCAGGCGATCCTGGAGGCGGTGGCCCGCTACCGGCGAGTCCACATCGTTGACTACGACATCGCCGAGGGCGTCCAGTGGGCATCGCTCATGCAGGCGCTCGTCTCCCGGAAGGACGGTCCCCCACCGCCGCACCTGCGTATCACCGCCGTCACGCAGCGTGGCAGCGGGACGCGGGCGGTGCAGGAGACCGGGCGGCGGCTGGCGGCATTTGCGGCATCTCTCGGACAGCCCTTCTCCTTCGGGCAGTGCCGGCTGGAGGCCGACGAGCGGTTCCGGCCGGCGGGGGTGAAAGTGGTGAAGGGAGAAACAGTGGTCCTAAACTGCGTGCTGCAGCCGCCGCATGCGGCGGGGGCGGCAACAACTCGGGGGGCGGGGTCGGTGGCGTCGTTCCTGTCGGGGGCGGCGACTCTGGGGGCGAGGGTGGTGGCGGTGGTGGAGGAGGAAGGTGTGGCGGAGGACGGGAACTTTGTGGGGAGGTTCATGGGCGAGTTGCACCGGTACTCGGCGGTGTGGGACTCGCTGGAGGCCGGGTTTCCGATGCAAGGCCGGGCTAGGGGTCTCGTCGAGAGGTTGATACTGGGGCCGAGGATCGCCGGAGCCGTGAGGAGGGCTTACAGAGCTACTGGAGAAGGAGGGTGGGGGGAGTGGATGGCAAGGATGGGGTTTGGAAGGGTTGGTATCAGTTGTTTCAACCACTGCCAAGCCAGGCTGTTGCTGGGGCTCTTCAGTGACGGATACCAGGTGGAGGAGGACGGGCCTAACAAGCTGGTGTTGGGGTGGAAGTCTCGGAGGCTCACCTCAGCCTCCATTTGgtcacctcctcctcctgcacCAGCTTCTGTACCTCCTGCCAATATTGGAGTTAGCAGCAGCATGGAGGATTCTGATTTCTTGCTGGATTGA